A single region of the Longimicrobium sp. genome encodes:
- a CDS encoding biotin transporter BioY: MMNTQRGTLAGTSLVASKPLRRAIGVVAFAAATAFGAKVAIPLPGTPVPFTLQPLFVMLAGAVLGSRLGARSQMLYLLAGVAGLPVFVAGGGAAYLLGPTGGYLMAYPAAAWLAGLGARRGTGRALAGLLAALAAIYAGGLIWLAIVGSVTAAVALGVAPFLLADLVKVGIALAVSRRVGKRAGEILDR; the protein is encoded by the coding sequence ATGATGAACACCCAGCGCGGCACCCTGGCCGGAACCAGTCTGGTTGCTTCCAAGCCGCTGCGGCGCGCGATCGGCGTCGTGGCGTTCGCGGCGGCGACGGCGTTCGGGGCCAAGGTGGCGATCCCGCTGCCCGGAACGCCCGTGCCCTTTACGCTGCAGCCCCTCTTCGTGATGCTGGCCGGCGCCGTGCTCGGGTCGCGGCTCGGCGCGCGCAGCCAGATGCTTTACCTGCTGGCCGGCGTCGCGGGGCTCCCCGTCTTCGTGGCGGGCGGCGGCGCGGCGTACCTGCTGGGGCCCACCGGCGGCTACCTGATGGCGTATCCCGCCGCGGCGTGGCTCGCCGGGCTGGGCGCGCGGCGCGGCACAGGGCGCGCGCTCGCCGGGCTGCTGGCGGCGCTGGCGGCCATCTACGCCGGCGGCCTGATCTGGCTCGCGATCGTCGGCTCGGTGACGGCGGCGGTGGCGCTGGGCGTGGCGCCCTTCCTCCTGGCCGACCTGGTCAAGGTGGGGATCGCCCTCGCGGTGTCGCGCCGGGTAGGCAAGCGGGCGGGCGAGATCCTGGATCGGTGA
- a CDS encoding type II CAAX endopeptidase family protein — translation MTEQAEAPRRTDAFFGPHGVRTGWRVLLFVALLFTFTVLLVVLIVASKLFDEMTGGFVALLLAGLLASAVMLRAVDRRPFGALGFALEPRAARDSAVGFGIGGGLLAGAVVLLVVAGTARWVADDGSAAEYAVSLARALAIFTVAAAAEEVMFRGYALQALVQGTGVWPAILLTSAAFAAGHANNPNVTWLGLANIFLAGIMLAVAYLRTRSLWFATALHMGWNWAMSALLDFPVSGAQFDTPLYSARELGADWWTGGPFGPEAGLAATLAIVAGTAWMMRTPLLSASPGIRALRPLVDARLGDAWNGR, via the coding sequence GTGACCGAGCAGGCGGAGGCCCCGCGCAGGACGGACGCGTTCTTTGGCCCGCACGGCGTGCGGACCGGGTGGCGCGTCCTCCTGTTCGTGGCTCTCCTCTTCACCTTCACCGTCCTCCTCGTCGTGCTCATCGTCGCGAGCAAGCTGTTCGACGAGATGACGGGCGGGTTCGTGGCGCTGCTCCTCGCGGGGCTGCTGGCCAGCGCGGTGATGCTGCGCGCGGTGGACCGGCGGCCCTTTGGCGCGCTGGGCTTCGCGCTGGAGCCGCGGGCGGCGCGCGACTCCGCCGTGGGCTTCGGGATAGGGGGCGGACTGCTGGCGGGCGCGGTGGTGCTCCTCGTGGTGGCGGGAACCGCGCGCTGGGTCGCCGACGACGGGAGCGCCGCCGAATATGCCGTCTCGCTCGCCCGGGCGCTGGCCATCTTCACGGTGGCGGCGGCGGCGGAGGAGGTGATGTTTCGCGGCTACGCGTTGCAGGCGCTGGTGCAGGGGACGGGCGTGTGGCCCGCGATCCTGCTGACCTCCGCGGCGTTCGCGGCGGGCCACGCCAACAACCCGAACGTCACCTGGCTGGGGCTGGCGAACATCTTCCTCGCCGGAATCATGCTGGCGGTGGCGTACCTGCGGACGCGGTCGCTCTGGTTTGCCACGGCGCTGCACATGGGGTGGAACTGGGCGATGAGCGCGCTGCTCGACTTTCCGGTGAGCGGCGCGCAGTTCGACACGCCGCTCTACAGCGCCCGCGAGCTGGGGGCCGACTGGTGGACGGGTGGCCCCTTCGGCCCGGAGGCGGGCCTTGCCGCGACTTTGGCGATTGTCGCGGGGACGGCGTGGATGATGCGCACGCCGCTCCTTTCGGCGTCGCCGGGCATTCGCGCGCTGCGCCCGCTGGTGGATGCGCGCCTGGGGGACGCATGGAACGGCCGCTGA